The following proteins come from a genomic window of Polaribacter dokdonensis:
- a CDS encoding AIR synthase related protein produces the protein MSQEVSKRYAQRGVSASKEDVHNAIKNIDKGLFPKAFCKIVPDYLTNDDDYCLIMHADGAGTKSSLAYMYWKETGDISVWKGIAQDALIMNIDDLLCVGATDNIMLSSTIGRNKSKIPGEVLSAIINGTEELIEDLKKFGVTIHSTGGETADVGDLVRTIIVDSTVTARMKRADVIDNANIEAGDVIVGLESFGQATYETEYNGGMGSNGLTSARHDVFHKYLADKYPESFDAAVPSDLVYSGNTKLTDEVENSPIDAGKLVLSPTRTYAPIIKEILNNFTSKEVHGMIHCSGGAQTKILHFVDNLHIVKDNMFAIPPLFKLIQEQSKTDWKEMYQVFNCGHRMEVYVKPEIAEDIIKISKSFNVDAKIVGRVEASSTKKLTITSEFGTFEYK, from the coding sequence ATGAGTCAAGAAGTTTCAAAACGTTACGCACAAAGAGGAGTATCTGCCTCTAAAGAAGATGTACACAATGCTATAAAGAATATAGACAAAGGTTTGTTTCCAAAAGCGTTTTGTAAAATAGTGCCAGATTATTTAACAAATGATGATGATTATTGTTTAATAATGCATGCAGATGGTGCAGGTACAAAATCATCTTTGGCTTATATGTATTGGAAAGAAACTGGAGACATTTCTGTTTGGAAAGGCATTGCTCAAGATGCCTTAATTATGAATATTGATGATTTACTTTGTGTAGGTGCTACAGATAATATTATGTTATCATCTACCATTGGTAGAAATAAAAGTAAAATTCCTGGAGAAGTATTATCAGCAATTATAAATGGAACAGAAGAGTTAATTGAAGATTTAAAAAAATTCGGAGTTACTATTCATTCAACAGGTGGAGAAACTGCAGATGTAGGTGATTTAGTGCGTACCATAATTGTAGATTCTACAGTAACTGCAAGAATGAAACGTGCAGATGTTATAGATAATGCAAATATAGAAGCTGGTGATGTAATTGTTGGTTTAGAATCTTTTGGACAAGCAACTTACGAAACAGAATATAATGGAGGTATGGGTTCTAATGGTTTAACTTCTGCAAGACATGATGTTTTTCATAAGTATTTGGCAGACAAATATCCAGAAAGTTTTGATGCAGCTGTTCCTTCTGATTTAGTGTATTCAGGAAATACAAAATTAACAGACGAAGTTGAGAATTCACCTATTGATGCTGGTAAATTGGTTTTATCACCAACAAGAACGTATGCACCAATCATTAAAGAAATCTTAAATAATTTTACCTCCAAAGAAGTACATGGAATGATTCATTGTTCTGGAGGTGCACAAACAAAAATTTTACATTTTGTAGATAATTTACATATTGTAAAAGACAACATGTTTGCAATTCCACCATTATTTAAATTGATACAAGAACAGTCTAAAACAGATTGGAAAGAAATGTATCAGGTATTTAATTGTGGTCATAGAATGGAAGTTTACGTAAAACCAGAAATTGCAGAAGACATTATTAAAATTTCTAAGTCTTTTAATGTTGATGCAAAAATTGTGGGTAGAGTAGAAGCGTCATCAACCAAAAAATTAACGATTACAAGCGAGTTTGGTACTTTTGAGTACAAATAA